The Geoalkalibacter subterraneus genome contains the following window.
GCATTTAGGGCAGACATTATGATTGCGCTCAATCTCCTTGGTATAGATGATCTCGCTGCAGTTCTTGCATTTGGTCCAGATCCCCTCCGGCATCTGCACCTGCTTCTGTTCCACCGGCGCAATGGGCGCCTTCTGCTTTTTGAACCAAGCCATGGATTTATCCTTATGAAAGGCCGGGAATCCGCAGCAAAACGGTTCCCCTGAAATTTATTTCCTTGTCACGGGGTCGCGGCCCCGGACTCTTTTCCGAGCAGTCCCCGTTTCAGCGACTGCACAAATTCAGCGGCGCGGGGCACAAGCTCTGAACTGCCACTGTGTTCGTCAACCACTTTTACCAGGGCGCTCCCCACAACCACAGCATCGGCAAAGGCCCCTATTTCGGCCGCCGCTTCAGGGGAATCAATACCGAACCCGACAGCAACGGGCACGGGGCTTTGCGCCCTCAAAGCACCAACCGCGGAACGGATCTCTTCGGGATCCGCACGGCGGCTGCCGGTCACACCGGTCATGGAAACATAATAAATAAAGCCCTCGGCATTGCGGGCCAGCGCCGCCATTCTTTCCGGAGGCGTGGTCGGTGCGATCAGCTGAATCAGATCGACCCCGGCCTGCTTGAGTGCGGGATGCAGTTCCTCTCGCTCCTCGGCAGGCAGATCAACCAGCAACACACCATCGACCCCGGCCCGGGCGGATTCAGCTGCAAACTCCCGGACTCCGAACACAAATACCGGATTGAAATATCCCATCAATACAATAGGAATATCGCTTTCGGCTCGAAAACGAGCCACGACATCAAGGATGCCCCGCAGACTCGCTCCCGCAGCCAAAGCTCGTTCACTGGCTTTCTGAATGGTGGGGCCATCTGCCATCGGATCGGAAAAAGGCACGCCGAGTTCGATGATATCAGCTCCCGCCTTCGCCAGCGCTCTGAGCAGTTCCTCAGTCGTCGCCAAATCGGGGTCACCGGCGGTGAGAAAGGGGATCAAGCCTGTCTCGCCACGCTCCTTCAATTTTTGGAAGGTACGGGAAATTCGTCCCATGTCACATCTCAACAGTAAATTTCAACCGTTATAAAAAAAATGCGCCTTGTTTGCAACCATCATCTTGCCCCATCAACGTCCACTGTCTCCAGGCGGTTCCGCATGGATTCAAGCACCTGACGATGATAGGATTCAAAATTCTCTCGCCCTGTCAGACGCGCAAGAAAGGCCTGCGGGCCGCGGATCACACTGTTCAAAGTCACCTCGGTGCCGCCTTGGTGCGCGGAAAGTCGCAAAGCGGTACGTGTGCTGCTGCCGAGGACACCGTCGCGAATCCAGCTCAGCTGCTTGTGCTTCACGAGCGATTCTATCGTGGCCGGCGGGGTGTCGGCGTCTCCTCGCAGAATCAATTCAAAACGCGCACCCGCCTGCAGCCTGGGAACCACGCGGGCGGCTTCAACGCCTGGCCACCATTGCGGCCACGCGGATACGGCCGCCAGAAGGTCCCAAGCCTGCTCAAGAGGCACTTCGATGATGATGGAATCCTCCACCGAAAAAACAGACTGGCTGGTCGTGGCCATCATGACACCGAAGGCAATCAACGTCAGGGTCAGAAGTACAACGACTTTTTTCAGCATTGCATTGCCCCACATCCCCCGAAGACCCTAAAAGGCCCTCGGATACAAGCCTTACCCGTCAAGATCCTGCCGGTTTTCCCCCTGCGGGTTTGCGCCGCGGCCGGCGACGGCGGGAAGACTTATTTTTTTCAGCACCGCTGGTTTTCTTTTCCGGTACCGGAGCCTTTTTGCGCGGATGGGGTCGTTTATAGTCCCAGATAAAATCGTTTTCCCCCGGGATGCAACTCGGCACTTTGCGGCCGATATACCCTTCAATGTCCGGCAGGTGCAGAACCAGGTTCTCATCCGCCAGAGAGAAAGCCTTCCCCTGAGCACCGGCACGCGCCGTCCGTCCGATCCGATGAACATAGTCTTCCGGGTCTTCCGGCAGATCATAGTTGATGACATGACTGACATCGTCGATATGAATCCCGCGTGATGCCACGTCGGTCGCCACCAGCGCACGCAGGCGCCCCTGCTTGAAATCATCAAGGATGCGAATCCGCTTCTTCTGCGGGATATCGCCCGAGAGAACGGCGGCCTTGAAATCATTCACCTTGAGGCGCTCGGTCAGATGCTCGGCTTCCTTTTTAGTGTTGACGAAGATCATGATTCGGTCGGCATTCTCTTCCTGTGCCAGCAGGCCGAGCAGCAGCGGGAATTTTTCCCGTCGCGACACGTGAAACAGGAGCTGTTCGACCAGCTCGGCAGTGACCTGTTCCGGCTCGACCTCAACCTGTTCTGCCACATTCATGAATTCGTAGGCCAGCTCCCGCACGCGATGGGACATCGTGGCCGAAAAAAGCATGGTCTGCCGCTGGTCGAAAGGGGGGAGCCGACGCAGGATAAAGCGCAGGTCGCGGATAAAGCCCATATCGAACATGCGGTCGGCCTCGTCGATCACCAGGAATTCGATATGGTTGAAACTGAAAACCTTCTGTTTGGCATAATCGATCAGTCGCCCCGGAGTGGCCACGATCACATCGACCCCGTCGCGCAGCGCGTCGCGTTGTTTCTGATAATCAACACCGCCGAATATCGGCTGAACCTTAAAAGGGCAGTGCGCTCCCAAGGCTTGGGCGTCGTCGTGAATCTGCGCGACAAGCTCGCGGGTCGGCGCAAGAATGAGCGCCCGTGGATTCGAGCCCGTCTTGCGAGGATTGCGCAACATGCGGGTGAAGAGTGAAATGAGAAAAGCCGCCGTTTTGCCGGTGCCTGTCTGGGCTTTGCCGGTCACGTCGTGCCCGGCCAGCGCCAACGGAATTGACTCCTCCTGGACGGGAGTCAGATCGGTGAATCCCACCGCCTCGATCCCTTGACGGACTTCAGCTGGCAGATCTAGTTCGGTAAATTTCATGGACTTCCTTTTTGTGCCTCTCGCTGTTCAGCGGAGGGCCTGATTAAAAGACTAGAGATCCACGCCCATCGCCTCGGCAACGGTGTGAATATCCTTGTCGCCCCGCCCCGAAAGGCAGAGAACGATGATTTTTTGTGGTGACAGCTTCGGCGCAATCTTCATCACATACGCCACGGCATGAGCACTCTCCAGAGCCGGAATGATGCCTTCAAGGCGGGTCAGTTGCTCAAATGCCTGCAAAGATTCCTCATCCGTGACCGAAACGTATTCGGCCCGGCCGATTTCATGCAAGTGGGCGTGCTCGGGCCCGACCCCGGGGTAGTCGAGTCCGGCGGAGATAGAATGGGCATTGGTAATCTGACCGTCATCATCCTGGAGCAGGAAGGTTTTATTGCCGTGCAGCACGCCGACCCGTCCAGCGCCGATGGAGGCAGCGTGCTTTCCGCTTTCAATCCCATACCCGGCGGCCTCGACTCCAATCAGGCGGACATCGCGGTCCTGCAGAAAGGGGTAGAACATCCCCATCGCATTGGAGCCGCCGCCGATGCAGGCCACCGCCACATCCGGAAGGCGCCCTTCGCGTTCCAGGATCTGGCTTTTTGTTTCTTCGCCGATGACGGCCTGAAAATCACGCACCATCTGAGGGTAGGGATGGGGGCCCGCTACGGTACCGATGACATAGAAGGTATCGCGCACATGGGTCACCCAGTAGCGAAGCGCCTCGTTCATGGCGTCCTTGAGAGTTGCGCTGCCGCCCGTCACTTCGTGCACCTTGGCGCCCAGAAGCTTCATGCGAAACACGTTCAGGGCCTGACGGCGGATATCCTCCTTGCCCATGAAGATCTCGCACTCCAGGCCGAACAGGGCCGCCACCGTCGCGGTCGCGACGCCATGCTGCCCGGCGCCGGTTTCAGCGATGACCCGTTTTTTCCCCATGCGGCGCGCCAGCAGAATCTGCCCCACCGTGTTGTTCACCTTGTGGGCACCGGTATGGTTGAGGTCTTCACGCTTGAGATAGACACGGGCGCCCCCCAGACTTTCGGAGAAGCGGCGGGCGTGATAAAGCGGCGTAGGCCGCCCCACGTAGTGGGTCAGATAATCGCGGAACTCCTGCTGAAAGGCAGGATCCTGACAGGCTTCGCCATAGGCCAGCTCGAGTTCAATCAGCGCGGGCATAAGTGTTTCGGCCACATAGCGACCACCGAACTGACCGAAATGACCTCGCTCATCAGGCATTTTGCTCATTGATCAGACCTCGTTTGATTGACATTGCGAATAAACGCTTCGACCTTGAGTGGATCCTTCCTGCCCGGTGCACTCTCGACCCCGCTGGAGACATCGACAGCAAAGGGGTGAACGACGGAGATGGCCTCGGCAACGTTGTCCGGATCAAGCCCCCCCGCCAGAATAACAGGACGGCACCGCGCAGCCTCTGCCGCCAGCCCCCAATTGCAGCATTGTCCGGTTCCGCCATAACTGTTGGAGACCCAGGCATCGAGCAGCACACCGCAGTCGGAGAAACGCTCCACCATCAGCAACGAAGTGCGATCTCGTAAACGCAGGGCCTTGATCACCCGCCGTCCGGCAATCCTGCACTGGTCGGGCTCTTCATCCCCGTGCACTTGAATCATATCCAGTGAACACATTTGTGCAATGCGCTCAATGCGTGAGGGCTCTTCGTTGACGAACAAACCCACCGTCGAGACAAAGGGGGGAAGACGCCGGACGATTTCACAGGCATCCTCAGGCGCAATGCAGCGCGGGCTGCGATCGTAGAAGACAAAGCCGAGGGCGTCCGCACCGCAGCGCGCGGCATGCAATCCGTCCTCAACGGAGGTGATACCGCAGATCTTGATACGTACCCTTGCTTCATTGCACCCGCTCACCCGCGCACCACCTTAACCGACTTCAGGGAGATTGGCCAGGGATGAGCGGATCAGCTCTTCGGGATAAGCGTAATCTACGAGCCGCCCGGCCAGATAATCTTCGTAAGCCGTCATATCGAAATTTCCGTGACCGGACAGGCAGAACAGGATGGTGCGCTCGCGCCCTTCCTCCCGGGCACGCACCGCTTCATCCACCGCCCCTTTGATGGCGTGGGACGATTCAGGTGCCGGCACGATCCCTTCGCTGCGCGTAAAAAGCAGCGCCGCCTCAAAGCAGGCATTCTGCGGATACGCGACGGCATCGACAATCCCTTCATGCCGCAGCTGGCTGACCAGGGCGCTGTCGCCGTGGTAGCGCAGCCCTCCAGCGTGAATGCCGGGCGGCACAAAATCATGTCCCAGTGTATACATTTTGGTGATGGGGGTCAGCTTGGCGATATCGCCGTAGTCATAAGCATAGACGCCCTTGGTCAAGGTGGGGCAGGAAGCCGGTTCCACCGCTACCAGGCGAATGTCCTGACCGTTGGCCTTGTCGCGCACAAAAGGAAAGGCGATACCGGCAAAGTTGCTGCCGCCGCCGCAGGCACCAAAAATCACATCGGGCTTTTCCCCGGCCATCCGCAACTGCTCTTTTGCCTCCAAACCGATAACAGTCTGGTGGAGGCACACATGGTTGAGAACGCTGCCGAGGGCATAATTGGTGTCGTCGTGGGTGGCCGCATCCTCAACCGCTTCACTGATCGCGATGCCGAGGGAACCGGGTGTATCGGGGCTCTCTTCGAGAATGCGCCGCCCAACCTCGGTGAGTTCACTGGGCGAAGGGATCACATCCGCGCCCCACACCTCCATCAGATTCTTCCGATAGGGTTTCTGTGTGAAGCTGACCCGTACCATGTAGACTGTCGTTTCAATTCCGAAGAAAGAGTTGGCCAGGGCCAGCGAGCAGCCCCACTGCCCTGCCCCGGTTTCGGTCGCCAGGCGCTTTATCCCTGCCTGCTTATTGTACCATGACTGAGGGATCGCGGTATTGGGTTTGTGAGAACCCGCCGGGGACACCCCTTCATACTTGTAATAAATGCGCGCCGGGGTCTTCAGGGCCGCTTCCAGGCGATGGGCGCGGTACAGGGGAGACGGGCGCCAGAGCTGGTAGACTTTACGCACCTCTTCCGGGATCTCTATCCAGCGCTGTTCGCTGACCTCCTGCTCGATCAGGGACATGGGGAAAATAGGCGTCAGATCTTCAGGGGCGGCTGGAGCCCCCGTGCGCGGGTTGATGACCGGCGCCAGTGATCCGGGCATATCAGGAATCACGTTGTACCAGGCCTTGGGAATCTGATCGTCCCTTAAAACAATTTTGGTCTGCATTTCAAACCTTCTCCTTCACAGCACCCAGCAGGCTTTGCAGTTTTGTCGCGATATCGTTGCACCGCATGAGGCTCTCGCCCACCAGAAACGCGTCGGCACCTGCCCTCTGCAACCGTTCGATGTCGGCACGACTGTTGATGCCGCTTTCGGAAACAATCAGTCGCCCCGGGGGCACTTGAGGCAAGAGGCGTTCGGTCACGGCAAGATCGGTCACGAAAGTGGACAGGTTGCGGTTGTTGATGCCGATCAACGGGGCAGATGTTGACAGCGCCCGCTCCAACTCAGACTCATCGTGAACTTCAAGGAGCACATCGAGGCCGAGTTCCACTGCCAGCTCACTGAATTCATTCAGGCGCGAATCAACGAGAGCTGCGGCGATCAGCAGGACCGCGTCCGCCCCCGCATTGCGCGCTTCGTAAAGCTGGTAGGCATCAATGATAAAATCCTTGCGTAAAAGCGGCAGCGGTACGGCGGTGCGAATCAGGGAGAGATAAGACAGATCGCCCATGAAGAAATCGCGGTCCGTCAGAACCGATAGACAGGCTGCGCCGGCGCGATAATAGACCCGGGCAATGGCAAGAGGATCAAAATCGACGCGGATCACCCCTTTGGACGGCGATCCTTTTTTTACCTCCGCTATGATGGCCGTTTGCTCGCGCGCCCTGTCGGCAAGGGCGGTCGCAAAAGAACGCACCGGCTCCTGATCCGCCACACGCTTTTTCTGCTCAATCAGCGGCACGCGGCTGCATGCTTCGGCAACCTCTTCGCGCTTGCGCTCCAGTATACGATCAAGTATCACGAAAAACCTTTCTTTCAGGTTATTTCATTGGTCAGGCGGACCAAGCCTTCGAGCCGCTCCAGAGCCCGGCCGCTATCCACCGCTTCCGCCGCCATTTTCAGCCCCTGCGGGATGTCATCGGCAATTTCAGCCGCGCACAGAGAGAAGGCGGCATTCAGGATAACGATATCGCGGCGTGGACCTTTGTCCCCCTTGAGGATGCCGCGTACGATTTCGGCATTGCAGGCCGCATCTCCGCCGCGCAGTTCGTCCAACTTGCAACGCTTGAGGCCGAAATCCTCCGGGGCAACATCATAAGCGTTAACCTTTCCCCCGTTGATTTCGGCAATATAGGTAGGCCCTGTCAGCGTCACCTCATCCATCCCGTCGCAGCCGTGCACCACAAAACCGCGGCGGCAACCCAGACGCGAGAGGACCTGAGCCATGGGAGTGACCAACGACGGGCGATAGACGCCAAGCACCTGGCGGTTGGCCCCGGCCGGGTTGGTCAAGGGGCCGAGAATATTGAAAATGGTGCGGATACCGATCTCTTTGCGTGGCCCGATGGCGTATTTCATGGCGCCGTGCAGCGCCGGGGCGTACAGAAAACCGATGCCGAGTTCGTCGATGCAGTTTTCGACCACCGACGGCGACACCTCGAGATTGACCCCCAGATGCTCCAGGACATCGGCACTGCCGCAGGCCGAAGACACGCTGCGGTTGCCGTGCTTGGCCACCTTGACTCCGCAGGCGGCGACAATGAACGCCACCGTGGTCGAGACATTGAAGGTCTTGGTACCGCTGCCGCCGGTCCCGCAGGTGTCGAGAATCGTCTCGCGATCGATATTGATTTCATCGCGGTCAAGATCGAGTACCCCGCCGACACGGATCGGGGTGGCATGGGCACGCATGACTTTGGCGGCGCCGGCAATCTCCTCCACCGTCTCCCCCTTCATGCGCATGGCGGTGATAAAGGAGCCGATCTGAGCCGGAGTGGCTTCACCTCCCATGATCTGGTCCATCACTTCTAACATTTGCGCCTCCGGCAGGTCGTTTCCTTCGACAACTTGCGCGATTGCCTGTTTTATCATGGCCGCTCCGTTTCTTATTCAGTGACCTTTTCAGGTCATCTCCAGAAAATTTTCCAACTGGCGCTTCCCTGTCAGGGTCAGAATCGATTCGGGATGGTATTGAATTCCCCACAGCGGCTGTTCACGATGGGTCACCGCCATGATTTCGTTTTCCTCCGTCCAGGCACTGATTTCCAAACAGGCCGGCAGCGTATCCCGCTCAACGATCAGAGAATGGTAGCGCGTGGCGGCAAAAGGGTTGTCGATCCCGGCAAACAATCCTTTCCCGTCATGAAAAACATCGCTGGTCTTGCCGTGCATCAAG
Protein-coding sequences here:
- the trpA gene encoding tryptophan synthase subunit alpha produces the protein MGRISRTFQKLKERGETGLIPFLTAGDPDLATTEELLRALAKAGADIIELGVPFSDPMADGPTIQKASERALAAGASLRGILDVVARFRAESDIPIVLMGYFNPVFVFGVREFAAESARAGVDGVLLVDLPAEEREELHPALKQAGVDLIQLIAPTTPPERMAALARNAEGFIYYVSMTGVTGSRRADPEEIRSAVGALRAQSPVPVAVGFGIDSPEAAAEIGAFADAVVVGSALVKVVDEHSGSSELVPRAAEFVQSLKRGLLGKESGAATP
- a CDS encoding SRPBCC family protein, with the translated sequence MLKKVVVLLTLTLIAFGVMMATTSQSVFSVEDSIIIEVPLEQAWDLLAAVSAWPQWWPGVEAARVVPRLQAGARFELILRGDADTPPATIESLVKHKQLSWIRDGVLGSSTRTALRLSAHQGGTEVTLNSVIRGPQAFLARLTGRENFESYHRQVLESMRNRLETVDVDGAR
- a CDS encoding DEAD/DEAH box helicase translates to MKFTELDLPAEVRQGIEAVGFTDLTPVQEESIPLALAGHDVTGKAQTGTGKTAAFLISLFTRMLRNPRKTGSNPRALILAPTRELVAQIHDDAQALGAHCPFKVQPIFGGVDYQKQRDALRDGVDVIVATPGRLIDYAKQKVFSFNHIEFLVIDEADRMFDMGFIRDLRFILRRLPPFDQRQTMLFSATMSHRVRELAYEFMNVAEQVEVEPEQVTAELVEQLLFHVSRREKFPLLLGLLAQEENADRIMIFVNTKKEAEHLTERLKVNDFKAAVLSGDIPQKKRIRILDDFKQGRLRALVATDVASRGIHIDDVSHVINYDLPEDPEDYVHRIGRTARAGAQGKAFSLADENLVLHLPDIEGYIGRKVPSCIPGENDFIWDYKRPHPRKKAPVPEKKTSGAEKNKSSRRRRPRRKPAGGKPAGS
- the trpB gene encoding tryptophan synthase subunit beta, coding for MSKMPDERGHFGQFGGRYVAETLMPALIELELAYGEACQDPAFQQEFRDYLTHYVGRPTPLYHARRFSESLGGARVYLKREDLNHTGAHKVNNTVGQILLARRMGKKRVIAETGAGQHGVATATVAALFGLECEIFMGKEDIRRQALNVFRMKLLGAKVHEVTGGSATLKDAMNEALRYWVTHVRDTFYVIGTVAGPHPYPQMVRDFQAVIGEETKSQILEREGRLPDVAVACIGGGSNAMGMFYPFLQDRDVRLIGVEAAGYGIESGKHAASIGAGRVGVLHGNKTFLLQDDDGQITNAHSISAGLDYPGVGPEHAHLHEIGRAEYVSVTDEESLQAFEQLTRLEGIIPALESAHAVAYVMKIAPKLSPQKIIVLCLSGRGDKDIHTVAEAMGVDL
- a CDS encoding phosphoribosylanthranilate isomerase; the encoded protein is MSGCNEARVRIKICGITSVEDGLHAARCGADALGFVFYDRSPRCIAPEDACEIVRRLPPFVSTVGLFVNEEPSRIERIAQMCSLDMIQVHGDEEPDQCRIAGRRVIKALRLRDRTSLLMVERFSDCGVLLDAWVSNSYGGTGQCCNWGLAAEAARCRPVILAGGLDPDNVAEAISVVHPFAVDVSSGVESAPGRKDPLKVEAFIRNVNQTRSDQ
- a CDS encoding TrpB-like pyridoxal phosphate-dependent enzyme yields the protein MQTKIVLRDDQIPKAWYNVIPDMPGSLAPVINPRTGAPAAPEDLTPIFPMSLIEQEVSEQRWIEIPEEVRKVYQLWRPSPLYRAHRLEAALKTPARIYYKYEGVSPAGSHKPNTAIPQSWYNKQAGIKRLATETGAGQWGCSLALANSFFGIETTVYMVRVSFTQKPYRKNLMEVWGADVIPSPSELTEVGRRILEESPDTPGSLGIAISEAVEDAATHDDTNYALGSVLNHVCLHQTVIGLEAKEQLRMAGEKPDVIFGACGGGSNFAGIAFPFVRDKANGQDIRLVAVEPASCPTLTKGVYAYDYGDIAKLTPITKMYTLGHDFVPPGIHAGGLRYHGDSALVSQLRHEGIVDAVAYPQNACFEAALLFTRSEGIVPAPESSHAIKGAVDEAVRAREEGRERTILFCLSGHGNFDMTAYEDYLAGRLVDYAYPEELIRSSLANLPEVG
- the trpC gene encoding indole-3-glycerol phosphate synthase TrpC — translated: MILDRILERKREEVAEACSRVPLIEQKKRVADQEPVRSFATALADRAREQTAIIAEVKKGSPSKGVIRVDFDPLAIARVYYRAGAACLSVLTDRDFFMGDLSYLSLIRTAVPLPLLRKDFIIDAYQLYEARNAGADAVLLIAAALVDSRLNEFSELAVELGLDVLLEVHDESELERALSTSAPLIGINNRNLSTFVTDLAVTERLLPQVPPGRLIVSESGINSRADIERLQRAGADAFLVGESLMRCNDIATKLQSLLGAVKEKV
- the trpD gene encoding anthranilate phosphoribosyltransferase, which codes for MIKQAIAQVVEGNDLPEAQMLEVMDQIMGGEATPAQIGSFITAMRMKGETVEEIAGAAKVMRAHATPIRVGGVLDLDRDEINIDRETILDTCGTGGSGTKTFNVSTTVAFIVAACGVKVAKHGNRSVSSACGSADVLEHLGVNLEVSPSVVENCIDELGIGFLYAPALHGAMKYAIGPRKEIGIRTIFNILGPLTNPAGANRQVLGVYRPSLVTPMAQVLSRLGCRRGFVVHGCDGMDEVTLTGPTYIAEINGGKVNAYDVAPEDFGLKRCKLDELRGGDAACNAEIVRGILKGDKGPRRDIVILNAAFSLCAAEIADDIPQGLKMAAEAVDSGRALERLEGLVRLTNEIT